The Prevotella sp. HUN102 nucleotide sequence AATACCTCAAAGACCACATTGTTCTATGTTGCAAAGATAATGATTCTTTTATGAAAAGCAGTAGGAATTGGAGAAAAAATACTTGTTGCACTGTGTTTTTTACTTTCTCACAACTTCGAAACAGATAAAAAGACAGCACAATACCACAAATATAGCACAGAATAAGCGATTTAGTGAAATTGAATTGTTATCTTTGCACTTGATAATTGTTAATCAAAGGCTTGGAAGATGAGACTGAACAGAATAAAACTCGTGCTTGTGGAAAAAGAAGTTTCCCAGACGCAATTGGCAAAGGACTTAGGTAAAAGTTTCAGCACAATCAATGCGTATTGTAGCAATCGCAAACAGCCCTCCTTGGACTTGCTGAATAAAATAGCAGAATATCTATCC carries:
- a CDS encoding helix-turn-helix transcriptional regulator, whose translation is MRLNRIKLVLVEKEVSQTQLAKDLGKSFSTINAYCSNRKQPSLDLLNKIAEYLSVNIKDLIVDNK